The Fusobacterium sp. FSA-380-WT-3A genome segment TTTTTGGGGTAACCATTTTATGGAAATACATGATTGAAAGTCTATTAAATAAGGATAATAATTTTCTCCAACTATTATATTTCCTAAATTCCTTAAATCCAAATGCACTATATCTTTTTTATGCATTTCTATCACATTTTTTTCTAACTCTAAAAAAAATTCTTTTTCTATACTATTATCTAGAAAACTTTTTAAAGGTTTTCCTTTTATAAAATCAAAAGCTAAAGTATATTTTGATAAAAATATTATATTTTTGGTAACCGAAGGATTTTCTTCTAATTTTTTTAAAGAATTCCCTTCTCTTTTAACAAAAATTCTTCCTAAAGTATTTTTTAAAATCCAAGGAGAAGTAGAAAAATCTTTTATGGTTAAATCTAAATTTTCATCTTTATACCTGAACACAGCAGCATTTATATACTCACCTTCATTCATTAATATTAAATTATTTTTATCAATCTCTTTTCCTAATTTTTTTGATAATTGATTTTTTATATTTTCTTTTATTTTTTCTAAATCTTTCATTTTCTACACTCTATCCTCTTTAAATCAAAATGAACTATCAGTCAATATTTTAGTTCAATTATTATATCATTTTTAATTTTTTTAGTCAATTTAAAAAATATTCATATTATAAAAATAATGTTATATATTTAATTTTGTCATAAAAAATTTTCCTTAATATTTATTACATTAAAAACTTTTTATCTTGTTTAAAAATAAATTTAACATCTAATAAAAAATAAAAGGTATCACAAGCCAATAATAAAATTATCATCTTGAAATACCTATTTTGGAATTTTATATTTATTATAAATCTTTTGCTATATTATCCAATTTTACAGCTACTTTTAGGACCTCTTCCAAATCATCAAGGTATAACATATTTGGCCCATCACAAGGAGCAGTATTTGGATTTGGATGAACTTCAGCAAATATAGCATCTACTCCTACTGAAAGAGCTGCTTTCATTAATGGAAATACATATTCTCTATTTCCACCTGAGCAACTTGAAAGCCCTCCAGGAATTTGTACTGAATGAGTAGCATCAAATACAACAGGAACCCCAAATTTTCTCATTTCTAATAATCCTCTCATATCTACCACAAAATTGTTATATCCAAACACATTTCCTCTTTCACAAAGTAAAACATTTGGATTTCCAATTTCATTCATTTTTGTCACTACATTTTTCATATCCCAAGGTGCCAAAAATTGGCCTTTTTTTACATTTACAGGAAGTCCTGTTTTTCCAGCTGCTATTATTAAATCTGTTTGTCTACAAAGAAAGGCTGGTATTTGAAGCATGTCCACTACTTTAGCTACTTTTTCACATTGCCATGCTTCATGCACATCTGTAATAACTGGTACTCCAATTTCATTTTTAACTTTTTCTAATATTCTAAGTCCTTCTTCCATTCCAACTCCTCTGTATGAATGAATAGATGAACGATTAGCCTTATCAAAAGATGATTTGAAAATATAATTTATTCCTAATTTATCACAAATCTCTTTTATTTTTTTTGCAACCTCTAAAGACATCTCTTCGGTTTCAATAGCACATGGTCCAGCTATTAAAGTAAATCTTTGTTTTCCACCTATTGTAAAATCTTTAATATTTATTTCTCTTGTTTTTTCTAATTTATTTATCATTCTTACCTCTCAATATTATTTTTTTAATTTATTTACAGCTTTTATTGCTTCTTCTCTATCATCAAAATGAATTTTTTCTCTTCCAATTATTTGATAATTTTCATGTCCTTTACCAGCTATTAAAATTATATCATCTTTCCGAGCTAACTTAACAGCTTTTTCTATAGCCTTTTCCCTATTAACTTCAATAATATGATTATCTTTTTCTAAACCAACAGTTATATCTTTTATAATTTCACTTGGTTCTTCTGTTCTAGGATTGTCTGAAGTAACTACTATTATGTCACTATACTTTTCTGCTATTCTTCCCATAATAGGTCTTTTAGTTTTATCTCTATCTCCTCCACAACCAAATACTGTAATTATTCTATTAGTTTTAAATTCGTTTATACTTTTTAAAATATTTTCTAAAGCATCACCTGTGTGTGCATAATCTACTATTATTGTAAAATCAGCCTCTG includes the following:
- the kdsA gene encoding 3-deoxy-8-phosphooctulonate synthase; translated protein: MINKLEKTREINIKDFTIGGKQRFTLIAGPCAIETEEMSLEVAKKIKEICDKLGINYIFKSSFDKANRSSIHSYRGVGMEEGLRILEKVKNEIGVPVITDVHEAWQCEKVAKVVDMLQIPAFLCRQTDLIIAAGKTGLPVNVKKGQFLAPWDMKNVVTKMNEIGNPNVLLCERGNVFGYNNFVVDMRGLLEMRKFGVPVVFDATHSVQIPGGLSSCSGGNREYVFPLMKAALSVGVDAIFAEVHPNPNTAPCDGPNMLYLDDLEEVLKVAVKLDNIAKDL